One stretch of Streptomyces sp. NBC_00443 DNA includes these proteins:
- a CDS encoding GNAT family N-acetyltransferase — MEISATGRLKVRITAADVGKRVSVRRLNDPAAEGEKFTDTVGVLASWDDGVLLITRKSGETVRIAESSLVAGKVVPPTPARRRGPAASYEELAHVAARAWRPVVSERLGEWELRTASGFTRRANSVLPLGDPGIPLPDALDVVRRWYGDRGLPAYVQTATGAEGTQELLCAELERLGWVREVSAEMWIGALAPVTDRDEGAGVVLAREADEAWLARYQRKGVSEVALRVLGSGPSVWFATVPSAEGGAPAAIGRCVVDGRWAGFAAVEVDPTLRRQGLATRVMAALARQALDEGASAAWLQVEAENVGAREMYAGMGFAAHHAYHHYRSP, encoded by the coding sequence GTGGAAATCTCAGCGACGGGACGCCTTAAGGTCCGTATCACCGCTGCTGACGTGGGCAAACGGGTCTCCGTGCGCCGCCTGAACGATCCTGCGGCCGAGGGTGAGAAGTTCACCGACACGGTGGGTGTTCTCGCATCATGGGACGACGGTGTGCTGCTGATCACACGGAAGAGTGGCGAGACCGTCCGCATCGCGGAATCGTCGCTGGTCGCGGGGAAGGTGGTGCCCCCCACTCCCGCCCGGCGCCGGGGGCCCGCCGCGTCGTACGAGGAACTCGCGCACGTCGCCGCGCGCGCGTGGCGGCCCGTCGTGAGCGAGCGGCTCGGCGAGTGGGAGCTGCGCACCGCGTCCGGGTTCACCCGGCGGGCCAACTCGGTGCTGCCGCTCGGCGACCCCGGCATACCGCTGCCGGACGCGCTGGACGTCGTACGGCGCTGGTACGGCGACCGTGGGCTCCCCGCGTACGTCCAGACCGCGACCGGGGCCGAGGGCACGCAGGAGCTGCTGTGCGCGGAGCTGGAGCGGCTCGGGTGGGTGCGGGAGGTGTCTGCCGAGATGTGGATCGGGGCGCTCGCGCCCGTCACCGACCGGGACGAAGGTGCCGGAGTGGTGCTGGCCCGGGAGGCGGACGAGGCTTGGCTTGCGCGGTATCAGCGCAAGGGGGTGAGCGAGGTGGCCCTGAGGGTGCTCGGGAGCGGGCCGTCGGTGTGGTTCGCGACCGTTCCGAGTGCGGAGGGTGGTGCGCCCGCCGCGATCGGGCGCTGTGTCGTGGACGGGCGGTGGGCCGGGTTCGCGGCCGTGGAGGTCGATCCGACGCTGCGGCGGCAGGGGCTGGCCACCAGGGTGATGGCCGCGCTGGCCCGGCAGGCCCTCGACGAGGGGGCGTCGGCGGCGTGGCTGCAGGTCGAGGCGGAGAACGTGGGCGCGCGGGAGATGTACGCCGGGATGGGGTTCGCCGCGCATCATGCCTACCACCACTATCGATCTCCGTGA
- a CDS encoding response regulator transcription factor gives MSRTIKVLLAEDQSMVREALAALLGLEEDIEVVAQVARGDEVLAAAREHDVDVALLDIEMPGATGIEAAALLHKELPAVKLLVLTTFGRPGYLRSAMESGADAFLVKDAPAAQLAEAIRKVLAGERVIDPTLAAAALAEGANPLTDREREVLRAAEGGSTNAELAAALHLSQGTVRNYLSTAIQKLAVRNRAEAVRIAREKGWL, from the coding sequence ATGAGCCGCACGATCAAGGTCCTCCTCGCCGAGGACCAGTCGATGGTCCGCGAGGCCCTGGCCGCCCTGCTCGGCCTGGAGGAGGACATCGAGGTCGTCGCCCAGGTGGCCCGCGGCGACGAGGTCCTGGCGGCGGCCCGCGAGCACGACGTGGACGTGGCGCTCCTGGATATCGAGATGCCGGGCGCGACGGGCATCGAGGCCGCGGCACTGCTGCACAAGGAGCTGCCGGCCGTGAAGCTGCTCGTCCTCACGACCTTCGGCCGCCCCGGCTACCTCCGCAGCGCGATGGAGTCCGGCGCCGACGCCTTCCTGGTCAAGGACGCCCCCGCGGCACAACTGGCCGAGGCGATACGCAAGGTCCTGGCAGGGGAACGGGTCATCGACCCCACCCTGGCGGCAGCGGCCCTGGCGGAGGGCGCCAACCCTCTGACGGACCGCGAGCGGGAGGTCCTGCGGGCAGCGGAGGGCGGCTCCACGAACGCCGAGCTGGCAGCAGCCCTGCACCTGTCCCAGGGCACGGTCCGCAACTACCTCTCGACGGCGATCCAGAAACTGGCGGTACGGAACAGGGCGGAGGCGGTACGGATCGCGAGAGAGAAGGGCTGGCTGTAG
- the fdxA gene encoding ferredoxin, with protein MTYVIAQPCVDVKDKACIEECPVDCIYEGQRSLYIHPDECVDCGACEPVCPVEAIFYEDDTPEEWKDYYKANVEFFDELGSPGGASKLGLIERDHPFVAALPPQAE; from the coding sequence GTGACCTACGTCATCGCGCAGCCTTGTGTCGACGTCAAGGACAAGGCGTGCATCGAGGAGTGCCCGGTCGACTGCATCTACGAGGGCCAGCGGTCCTTGTACATCCACCCGGACGAATGCGTCGACTGTGGTGCCTGTGAGCCGGTATGCCCGGTCGAGGCGATCTTCTACGAGGACGACACTCCGGAGGAGTGGAAGGACTACTACAAGGCCAACGTCGAGTTCTTCGACGAGCTCGGCTCCCCCGGCGGCGCCAGCAAGCTGGGTCTGATCGAGCGCGACCACCCGTTCGTCGCCGCGCTCCCGCCGCAGGCCGAGTAA
- a CDS encoding transglutaminase-like domain-containing protein, protein MRPPYPPPPERSAELRRRFAEEARSERPDLSMLCLLVGAEADGALDESRMDSVQVELDALAGQLPFRPGGPRAWAVALRELLGERYGFRGSAADYQRLESSLLHEVLQRRRGLPILLSVVWLEVARRAGAPVYGVALPGHFVVGFGPVDEQVLADPFDGGRVLTGGDAELLVAGATGAPLDPSMLSPADPLDVVLRILNNVRAWAATRPERSDVALWAVDLSLLLPSHPARLRFERAQLLVQRGDFVEGAVELEEYAELICAVDEGAAEQVRGQARAARALLN, encoded by the coding sequence ATGCGTCCCCCCTATCCCCCACCGCCCGAACGTTCCGCCGAGCTGCGGAGGCGGTTCGCCGAAGAGGCGCGGTCCGAGCGGCCCGATCTGTCCATGCTGTGTCTGCTGGTGGGAGCCGAGGCGGACGGGGCACTGGACGAGTCGAGGATGGATTCCGTACAGGTGGAGCTGGATGCCCTGGCCGGACAGCTGCCGTTCCGGCCGGGCGGGCCGAGGGCTTGGGCCGTGGCCCTGCGTGAGCTGCTCGGGGAGCGGTACGGGTTTCGCGGCTCGGCCGCGGACTATCAGCGGCTGGAGTCGTCGTTGCTGCACGAGGTGCTTCAGCGGCGGCGTGGGCTGCCGATTCTGTTGTCGGTGGTGTGGCTGGAGGTGGCCCGGCGGGCGGGGGCCCCGGTGTACGGGGTCGCGTTGCCCGGGCACTTCGTCGTGGGGTTCGGGCCGGTCGATGAGCAGGTGCTCGCCGATCCGTTCGACGGAGGGCGGGTGTTGACGGGGGGCGATGCGGAGCTGCTAGTGGCGGGGGCCACGGGGGCTCCGCTGGATCCGTCGATGCTGTCGCCGGCCGATCCGCTGGATGTGGTGCTGCGGATTCTGAACAACGTTCGGGCCTGGGCGGCGACTCGGCCCGAGCGGTCGGATGTGGCGCTGTGGGCGGTGGACCTGTCGCTGCTGCTGCCGTCGCATCCGGCTCGGTTGCGGTTCGAGCGGGCGCAGTTGCTTGTGCAGCGGGGGGACTTCGTCGAGGGGGCGGTGGAGTTGGAGGAGTACGCGGAGTTGATCTGTGCGGTGGACGAGGGGGCGGCGGAACAGGTGCGGGGGCAGGCTCGGGCGGCTCGGGCGTTGCTCAATTGA